In one window of Streptomyces kaniharaensis DNA:
- a CDS encoding Pls/PosA family non-ribosomal peptide synthetase yields MDVRQDTAGPGTLHRPHPGWAAGWPVAQPAHPRTLLDIIAATADAHPHAPALDTGTAVLDYRTLLHEVDTLAGVLAGHGIGPGDRVGVRIPSGTADLYVAILAVLRCGAAYVPVDADDPDERAEMIWNDARVCAVIGANLQLTAGPAARPGGRPAWPAPTDDAWIIFTSGTTGRPKGVAVTHRSAAAFVDAEARLFLRHRPLGPGDRVLAGLSVAFDASCEEMWLAWRHGACLVPAPRSLVKAGTDLGPWLVERRITVVSTVPTLLALWPQECLDAVRLIIVGGEACPAELVERLATGHREFWNTYGPTETTVVATAARMLPGEPVRIGAPLDGWEIAVVDATGQPVPWYETGELLIGGVGCARYLDPAKDAEKYTTHPYLASPRVYRSGDLVRNDPEGLVFIGRADDQIKLGGRRIELGEIDAALQALPGIRAAAAAVRKTPAGADLLVGYLVPQPGTRPDLAAARHQLLEHLPAPLVPVLALLDSLPTRTSGKVDRGALPWPLATTGTQESADRTPLEGTAGWLAGHWERLLGMAPGPGDDFFALGGSSLTAARLVSELRTRHPGVSVADLYAHPVLSALAAHLDTHTPPQPGTGPREQAPAAERTVRRTPASAGLWQTLALLALFTLAGLRWVLVLTALDNLTGAHLPWAPHSPWWPVAAGLLLFYSAPGRTLLAAGAARLLTTGIRPGSHPRGGHVHLRLWAAERTVALFGVGALTGTPWATRYARALGCRVGPGVHLHTLPPVTGLARLGAGAVLESEVDIAGWWLDGDILHLGHTEVGEGARVATRATLMPGARIGAGADIAPGSCVTGTVPPHEHWHGSPARPAPDTPTTHWPAPGTAPRSRGWGLAYGIGLTLFGLLPIIAALPALAIIYPMIDTDHSLGQVLFQLLPATVPLTALTLACHAALIALTVRLLSLPLRPGHHPAHGKVAFCAWAVHRLSDTARRTLFPLYASLFTPLWLRLLGARIGRRVEASTVLSLPGFMRVDDGAFLADDTLVAPYEVRGGWLHLGPSHVGRRSFVGNSGIVGPGRHLPDNSLVGVLSDTPAHAPEGSSWLGRPAFALPRVADAGGEARTYDPPRRLMWARAGVELCRLLPVILAALLGDLVLLALQELRDDYGLAAALAAAGLILGAAAVIACAVTTAAKWLLVGRFRTAEHPLWSSFVWRNELYDTFVEELAMPFGGSSITGTPYLNVWLRSLGARIGRGVWCETHWLPESDLVTVEAGASVNRGTVLQTHLFHDRVMRLGTVHLGPGSTTGPHSIVLLNSSLGAGTTVGPASLVMRGENVPGATRWLGNPVAAWSADPTPPAGRRAARARRRAAAGRTTV; encoded by the coding sequence ATGGACGTACGCCAGGACACGGCCGGCCCAGGCACGCTGCACCGCCCCCATCCGGGGTGGGCGGCCGGCTGGCCGGTGGCCCAGCCCGCCCACCCGCGCACCCTGCTCGACATCATCGCCGCCACCGCCGACGCCCACCCCCACGCGCCCGCGCTGGACACCGGCACCGCCGTGCTCGACTACCGCACCCTGCTGCACGAGGTCGACACCCTCGCCGGCGTCCTCGCCGGCCACGGCATCGGCCCCGGCGACCGGGTCGGCGTGCGCATCCCCTCCGGCACCGCCGACCTCTACGTCGCCATCCTCGCCGTGCTGCGCTGCGGCGCCGCCTACGTGCCCGTCGACGCCGACGACCCCGACGAGCGCGCCGAGATGATCTGGAACGACGCCCGGGTCTGCGCCGTCATCGGCGCCAACCTCCAGCTGACGGCCGGCCCCGCCGCCCGCCCCGGCGGCCGCCCGGCCTGGCCCGCCCCGACCGACGACGCGTGGATCATCTTCACCTCCGGCACCACCGGACGACCCAAGGGCGTGGCCGTCACCCACCGCAGCGCCGCCGCCTTCGTCGACGCCGAGGCCCGCCTGTTCCTGCGCCACCGCCCCCTGGGCCCCGGCGACCGCGTCCTGGCCGGCCTGTCGGTCGCCTTCGACGCCTCCTGCGAGGAAATGTGGCTGGCCTGGCGCCACGGCGCCTGCCTGGTGCCCGCCCCCCGCTCCCTCGTCAAGGCCGGCACCGACCTCGGCCCCTGGCTGGTCGAGCGCCGCATCACCGTCGTCTCCACCGTCCCCACCCTGCTCGCCCTGTGGCCCCAGGAATGCCTGGACGCCGTACGCCTGATCATCGTCGGCGGCGAAGCCTGCCCCGCCGAACTCGTCGAGCGCCTGGCCACCGGCCACCGCGAGTTCTGGAACACCTACGGCCCCACCGAGACCACCGTCGTCGCCACCGCCGCCCGCATGCTCCCCGGCGAACCGGTACGCATCGGCGCACCCCTGGACGGCTGGGAGATCGCCGTCGTCGACGCCACCGGCCAGCCCGTCCCCTGGTACGAGACCGGCGAACTGCTGATCGGCGGCGTCGGCTGCGCCCGCTACCTCGACCCCGCCAAGGACGCCGAGAAGTACACCACCCACCCCTACCTCGCCTCCCCCCGCGTCTACCGCAGCGGCGACCTGGTGCGCAACGACCCCGAAGGCCTGGTCTTCATCGGCCGCGCCGACGACCAGATCAAACTCGGCGGGCGCCGCATCGAACTCGGCGAGATCGACGCCGCCCTCCAGGCCCTGCCCGGCATCCGCGCCGCGGCCGCCGCCGTCCGCAAGACCCCCGCCGGCGCCGACCTGCTCGTCGGCTACCTCGTCCCACAGCCCGGCACCCGGCCCGACCTGGCCGCCGCCCGCCACCAGCTGCTGGAACACCTGCCCGCCCCGCTCGTGCCGGTCCTCGCCCTCCTCGACTCCCTGCCCACCCGCACCTCCGGCAAGGTCGACCGAGGCGCCCTGCCCTGGCCGCTGGCCACCACCGGCACCCAGGAGAGCGCCGACCGCACCCCGCTGGAAGGCACCGCCGGCTGGCTCGCCGGCCACTGGGAACGCCTGCTCGGCATGGCCCCCGGCCCGGGCGACGACTTCTTCGCCCTCGGCGGCTCCAGCCTCACCGCCGCCCGCCTCGTCTCCGAACTGCGCACCCGCCACCCGGGCGTCTCCGTCGCCGACCTGTACGCCCACCCCGTCCTCAGCGCGCTCGCCGCCCACCTGGACACCCACACACCCCCACAGCCCGGGACCGGCCCCCGCGAACAGGCCCCCGCCGCCGAACGCACCGTGCGCCGCACCCCCGCCAGTGCCGGCCTGTGGCAGACCCTCGCCCTGCTCGCCCTCTTCACCCTCGCCGGCCTGCGCTGGGTCCTCGTCCTGACCGCCCTCGACAACCTCACCGGCGCCCACCTGCCCTGGGCCCCCCACTCCCCGTGGTGGCCCGTCGCCGCCGGCCTCCTCCTCTTCTACAGCGCCCCCGGCCGCACCCTCCTCGCAGCCGGCGCCGCCCGCCTGCTCACCACCGGCATCCGCCCCGGCAGCCACCCCCGCGGCGGCCACGTCCACCTGCGCCTGTGGGCCGCCGAGCGCACCGTCGCCCTCTTCGGTGTCGGCGCCCTCACCGGCACCCCCTGGGCCACCCGCTACGCCCGCGCACTCGGCTGCCGCGTCGGCCCCGGCGTCCACCTGCACACCCTGCCCCCCGTCACCGGCCTCGCCCGCCTCGGCGCCGGCGCCGTCCTCGAATCCGAGGTCGACATCGCCGGCTGGTGGCTGGACGGCGACATCCTCCACCTCGGCCACACCGAGGTCGGCGAAGGCGCCCGCGTCGCCACCCGCGCCACCCTCATGCCCGGCGCCCGCATCGGCGCCGGCGCCGACATCGCCCCCGGCTCCTGCGTCACCGGCACCGTGCCCCCGCACGAGCACTGGCACGGCTCCCCGGCCCGCCCCGCCCCCGACACCCCCACCACCCACTGGCCCGCCCCCGGCACGGCACCGCGCTCGCGCGGCTGGGGCCTCGCCTACGGGATCGGCCTGACCCTCTTCGGCCTCCTGCCGATCATCGCCGCCCTGCCCGCCCTCGCGATCATCTACCCGATGATCGACACCGACCACAGCCTCGGCCAGGTCCTCTTCCAGCTCCTGCCCGCCACCGTCCCCCTCACCGCCCTCACCCTCGCCTGCCACGCCGCCCTCATAGCGCTGACCGTCCGCCTCCTCTCCCTGCCCCTGCGCCCCGGCCACCACCCCGCCCACGGCAAGGTCGCCTTCTGCGCCTGGGCCGTCCACCGCCTCAGCGACACCGCCCGGCGCACCCTCTTCCCCCTCTACGCCAGCCTCTTCACCCCGCTGTGGCTGCGCCTGCTCGGCGCCCGCATCGGCCGGCGCGTCGAGGCGTCCACGGTCCTGAGCCTGCCCGGGTTCATGCGCGTGGACGACGGGGCGTTCCTCGCCGACGACACCCTCGTCGCCCCCTACGAGGTCCGCGGCGGCTGGCTGCACCTGGGCCCCTCCCACGTCGGACGGCGCTCCTTCGTCGGCAACTCCGGCATCGTCGGCCCCGGCCGCCACCTGCCCGACAACTCCCTCGTCGGCGTCCTGTCCGACACCCCCGCCCACGCCCCCGAAGGCTCCTCCTGGCTCGGCCGCCCCGCCTTCGCCCTGCCCCGCGTCGCCGACGCCGGCGGCGAGGCCCGCACCTACGACCCGCCCCGGCGCCTGATGTGGGCGCGCGCCGGCGTCGAACTGTGCCGCCTGCTGCCCGTCATACTGGCCGCCCTCCTCGGCGACCTCGTCCTGCTCGCCCTCCAGGAACTGCGCGACGACTACGGCCTCGCCGCCGCCCTGGCCGCCGCCGGCCTCATCCTCGGCGCCGCCGCCGTCATCGCCTGTGCCGTCACCACCGCCGCCAAGTGGCTGCTCGTCGGACGCTTCCGCACCGCCGAACACCCGCTCTGGTCGTCCTTCGTCTGGCGCAACGAGCTCTACGACACCTTCGTCGAAGAACTCGCCATGCCCTTCGGCGGCTCCAGCATCACCGGCACCCCCTACCTGAACGTCTGGCTGCGCAGCCTCGGCGCGCGCATCGGCCGCGGCGTGTGGTGCGAGACCCACTGGCTGCCCGAGAGCGACCTGGTCACCGTCGAGGCC
- a CDS encoding alpha/beta hydrolase, with translation MHFTSEQRLDDGVLEREFTLGEIPGILWTPAPAPAPAPASAPAPLILISPPPLGLRKVYPRLAGRARYYAAEYGFAAATIELPGSGDRPRWAAAEQARADLRRVMEAGEPVGDEIIDALILPLVEKAVPEWQAALDALLALPEIGGPVGYEGGVISIGIRLAVVEPRIVAAGFFAGSLVPAAMFEEARQVTIPLHVLLQWDDEGNDRQAALDLFDAFGTQQKTLHANMGGHTGVPQFELDAGARFFARHLK, from the coding sequence ATGCACTTCACTTCCGAACAGCGCCTCGACGACGGCGTCCTCGAACGCGAATTCACCCTCGGCGAGATCCCCGGCATCCTGTGGACGCCCGCGCCCGCGCCCGCGCCCGCGCCCGCGTCCGCACCGGCGCCGCTAATCCTGATCAGCCCTCCCCCGCTCGGCCTGCGCAAGGTGTACCCCCGGCTGGCGGGGCGGGCCCGGTACTACGCGGCGGAGTACGGCTTCGCCGCGGCCACCATCGAGCTCCCCGGCAGCGGTGACCGGCCCCGTTGGGCCGCCGCCGAGCAGGCCCGCGCCGACCTGCGCCGGGTGATGGAGGCCGGCGAGCCGGTCGGCGACGAGATCATCGACGCCCTCATCCTCCCGCTCGTCGAAAAGGCGGTCCCGGAATGGCAGGCCGCCCTCGACGCCCTCCTTGCGCTGCCCGAGATCGGCGGCCCCGTCGGGTACGAGGGAGGAGTGATCTCCATCGGCATCCGGCTGGCGGTGGTCGAGCCGCGCATCGTGGCCGCCGGCTTCTTCGCCGGGAGCCTCGTGCCGGCCGCCATGTTCGAGGAGGCCCGCCAGGTCACCATTCCGCTGCACGTCCTGCTGCAGTGGGACGACGAAGGGAACGACCGGCAGGCGGCCCTCGACCTGTTCGACGCCTTCGGCACCCAGCAGAAGACGCTACACGCCAACATGGGCGGGCACACCGGCGTCCCGCAGTTCGAGCTCGACGCCGGGGCCCGGTTCTTCGCCCGGCACCTGAAGTGA
- a CDS encoding NUDIX domain-containing protein — protein sequence MRDARLLAKPPVCRLGCLVLVRNPRGEVLLVDPDHLDGLILPGGAARANEPPHEAAARHLFFETGFNLRLTHLLAVDFTPADRYLERLNLVFDGGTVTGHPTVPPRRRSGLFGAHFVPVTEIPAVMAPAQAARVNEALTKRAVPLLLHGQRAA from the coding sequence ATGCGCGATGCCCGTCTGCTCGCCAAGCCGCCCGTGTGCCGGCTCGGCTGCCTCGTCCTCGTCCGCAACCCGCGTGGCGAGGTCCTGCTCGTCGACCCCGACCACCTGGACGGCCTGATCCTGCCCGGTGGTGCCGCCCGTGCGAACGAGCCGCCGCACGAGGCCGCCGCCCGGCACCTGTTCTTCGAGACCGGGTTCAACTTGCGCCTCACGCACCTCCTCGCGGTCGACTTCACCCCCGCCGACCGCTACCTGGAGCGGCTGAACCTCGTCTTCGACGGCGGCACCGTCACCGGCCACCCCACCGTCCCGCCCCGGCGCCGCAGCGGCCTGTTCGGCGCCCACTTCGTCCCCGTCACCGAGATTCCCGCCGTCATGGCGCCCGCCCAGGCCGCCCGCGTCAACGAAGCGCTCACGAAAAGGGCCGTCCCGCTGCTCCTCCACGGCCAGCGCGCAGCCTGA
- a CDS encoding helix-turn-helix domain-containing protein, translating to MNKKTVDPTSSPWAPFGIQLRRSREAAGLKQEELAPLCECSPSHLSYVELAHRPPSRSLAELADKALQTGGTLMLMWWQLKHTAILEGFPEYARYEALAEQIRIFEIDVIPGLLQTRAYATAIEMGYARQGGATLEQAEERIEFRLARQQVLERIPTPLLHTVLDESCLRRIVGGRDVMVGQLLHLEQMAKRPNVVIQVAPYSLGENRPFTRVAHLLTMPNRKILAYGEIEQRGYIDRDSQSVAALTKSYDRLAVEALGQAESLTLIRSARRDFEWMST from the coding sequence ATGAACAAGAAGACTGTTGACCCGACGTCATCTCCCTGGGCCCCTTTCGGGATCCAACTCCGCAGGTCACGCGAGGCCGCCGGCCTCAAGCAGGAGGAGCTGGCGCCGCTGTGCGAATGCTCCCCGTCGCACCTCTCCTACGTCGAACTTGCGCATCGGCCTCCGAGCCGGAGCCTCGCCGAACTCGCCGACAAGGCGCTCCAGACCGGCGGCACCCTCATGCTGATGTGGTGGCAGCTCAAGCACACCGCGATCTTGGAGGGCTTCCCGGAGTACGCCCGCTACGAGGCTCTCGCGGAGCAGATCAGGATCTTCGAGATCGACGTCATCCCCGGGCTCCTGCAGACCCGGGCATACGCGACCGCGATCGAGATGGGATACGCCAGGCAGGGTGGTGCAACGCTGGAACAAGCCGAGGAGCGCATCGAGTTCAGACTCGCCCGGCAACAGGTCCTGGAACGGATCCCGACTCCGCTTCTGCATACGGTGCTCGACGAGAGCTGCCTGAGGAGGATCGTCGGCGGGCGGGACGTCATGGTCGGGCAGTTGCTCCACCTTGAACAGATGGCCAAACGACCCAACGTGGTCATCCAGGTGGCGCCGTACTCCTTGGGCGAGAACCGGCCGTTCACTCGCGTGGCGCACCTCCTTACCATGCCCAACCGCAAAATTCTCGCGTACGGCGAGATTGAGCAGCGCGGTTACATCGACCGTGATTCCCAGTCGGTTGCCGCGCTGACCAAGAGCTACGATCGGCTCGCGGTCGAGGCCCTTGGCCAGGCCGAATCGCTTACTTTGATCCGCTCGGCACGGAGGGATTTTGAATGGATGTCGACCTGA
- a CDS encoding DUF397 domain-containing protein has product MDVDLTNASWRKSSHSGGGGGACVEVADGFTGVMPVRDSKDPHGPALLFSSSAWQSFVTAVRTGEFDAN; this is encoded by the coding sequence ATGGATGTCGACCTGACTAACGCTTCCTGGCGGAAGAGTTCACACAGTGGCGGTGGCGGCGGCGCATGCGTTGAGGTCGCCGACGGTTTCACCGGCGTCATGCCCGTCCGTGACTCCAAGGACCCGCACGGCCCCGCCCTCCTCTTCTCCTCCTCCGCCTGGCAGTCCTTCGTCACCGCCGTCCGCACCGGCGAGTTCGACGCCAACTAG
- the fabV gene encoding enoyl-[acyl-carrier-protein] reductase FabV: MTLRQIKPGNRGFLYVNSHPEGCAAVVDELWQRTPAPTGPAVAAGPVALIIGSSAGYGLAATVAALRTYGMRGLGIAFEAPETERRTASGGWYRTARTAELAGPAGDFAFLNADAFSVAAKEQALDHLAARYGKVDYLVYSVAAPRRTDPVTGEVHHSVIKPLGSAYRAKTLQFDGDTPLVGSLELEPADDGEREATVQVMGGADWKLWIDALADRGLVRHGFHTVALSYVGSDLTAPIYRAGTIGAAKQHLEDTARRLQRDLAPLGGQAHTVVAGAAVTQASTAIPSIALYTSLLRAVLGDDFQSTDRQAAALWQQLTGAVPLQLDQEQRIRLDGWEMDEKVQGAVHERWAAATTDTLAELADTDWFRAQVGRLYGWDVPGTDYDAPARTTVAWPATS; the protein is encoded by the coding sequence ATGACTCTCCGTCAGATCAAGCCCGGCAACCGTGGCTTCCTCTACGTCAACTCCCACCCCGAGGGCTGCGCTGCCGTCGTCGACGAGTTGTGGCAGCGCACCCCCGCACCCACCGGCCCGGCCGTCGCGGCGGGGCCGGTTGCCCTGATCATCGGCTCCAGTGCCGGTTACGGCCTCGCCGCCACCGTGGCCGCGCTGCGCACCTACGGCATGCGCGGACTCGGTATCGCATTCGAGGCTCCCGAGACCGAGCGCCGTACCGCCTCCGGCGGCTGGTACCGGACGGCCCGCACCGCGGAACTCGCCGGACCGGCCGGCGATTTCGCGTTCCTCAATGCCGACGCCTTCTCCGTCGCGGCCAAGGAGCAGGCGCTGGACCACCTCGCCGCCCGGTACGGCAAGGTCGACTACCTCGTCTACAGCGTCGCCGCGCCCCGCCGCACCGACCCCGTCACCGGCGAGGTCCACCACTCGGTGATCAAGCCCCTGGGATCCGCCTACCGGGCCAAGACCCTGCAGTTCGACGGCGACACCCCGCTCGTCGGTTCCCTGGAACTCGAGCCCGCCGACGACGGGGAGCGCGAGGCGACCGTGCAGGTCATGGGCGGCGCCGACTGGAAGCTGTGGATCGACGCGCTGGCGGACCGTGGCCTCGTCCGCCACGGCTTCCACACGGTGGCGCTCTCCTACGTGGGCTCCGACCTGACCGCGCCGATCTACCGGGCCGGCACCATCGGCGCGGCCAAGCAGCACCTGGAGGACACCGCGCGCCGCCTTCAGCGGGACCTGGCCCCGCTCGGCGGACAGGCCCACACCGTGGTCGCCGGCGCGGCCGTCACCCAGGCCTCGACCGCCATCCCGTCCATCGCCCTCTACACCAGCCTGCTGCGTGCCGTCCTCGGCGACGACTTCCAGAGCACCGACCGGCAGGCCGCCGCCCTGTGGCAGCAGCTCACCGGCGCGGTGCCGCTCCAGCTCGACCAGGAGCAGCGGATCCGCCTCGACGGCTGGGAGATGGACGAGAAGGTTCAGGGCGCCGTCCACGAACGCTGGGCCGCCGCGACCACCGACACGCTGGCCGAACTCGCGGACACCGACTGGTTCCGGGCGCAGGTCGGCCGGCTCTATGGGTGGGACGTGCCCGGAACCGACTACGACGCCCCGGCCCGGACCACGGTTGCCTGGCCGGCCACGAGCTGA
- a CDS encoding SDR family NAD(P)-dependent oxidoreductase — protein MTAPKTVLITGTSSGIGLAAALGAARAGWRTIATMRDTGKAEALLKAAAETGVADRIHVRRLDVTDPESIAACLDEVIAEHGRLDALVNNAGAAQVGTIEQSSLDDVRTAMEVNFFGVVATTRAALPHLRAAQGRVITVTSVGGVVGQPFNEAYCAAKFAVEGFMESLAPVAATVGVDVTVIEPGAVASEFVANLGLDVPALLTAAGPYAPALQAYIARTQQSFGNAQTPAEAAAPIIDALSAERPAFRVQTSPWARDFVATKLADLDGSAVQDLTRAWVR, from the coding sequence ATGACTGCCCCGAAGACCGTCCTGATCACCGGCACGTCCTCCGGCATCGGCCTGGCCGCCGCCCTTGGCGCCGCGCGGGCCGGCTGGAGGACCATCGCGACCATGCGCGACACCGGCAAGGCCGAGGCCCTGCTCAAGGCCGCCGCCGAGACGGGTGTGGCCGACCGCATCCACGTCCGGCGCCTGGACGTGACCGACCCCGAGAGCATCGCCGCCTGCCTGGACGAGGTGATCGCCGAGCACGGCCGCCTCGACGCGCTGGTCAACAACGCCGGCGCCGCCCAGGTCGGCACCATCGAACAGAGCAGCCTCGACGACGTCCGCACCGCCATGGAGGTCAACTTCTTCGGCGTGGTGGCCACCACCCGCGCCGCCCTGCCCCACCTGCGCGCCGCCCAGGGCCGGGTGATCACCGTCACCAGCGTCGGCGGCGTCGTCGGCCAGCCCTTCAACGAGGCCTACTGCGCCGCCAAGTTCGCCGTCGAGGGCTTCATGGAGTCCCTCGCCCCCGTCGCCGCCACCGTCGGCGTCGACGTCACCGTGATCGAACCCGGCGCGGTCGCCAGCGAGTTCGTCGCCAACCTCGGCCTGGACGTTCCCGCCCTGCTCACCGCAGCCGGGCCCTACGCCCCCGCCCTTCAGGCCTACATCGCCCGCACCCAGCAGTCCTTCGGCAACGCCCAGACCCCGGCCGAGGCCGCCGCCCCGATCATCGACGCCCTGAGCGCCGAGCGTCCCGCCTTCCGCGTCCAGACCTCCCCGTGGGCCCGCGACTTCGTCGCCACCAAGCTCGCCGACCTCGACGGCTCCGCCGTCCAGGACCTCACCCGCGCCTGGGTCCGCTGA
- a CDS encoding TetR/AcrR family transcriptional regulator, which produces MTTQPSPLRADARRNRERILEAAVRAFSEKGADVPIDAIAKAAGVGSATLYRHFPTREALVEAAYRNELARVCDSAAELLADNPPDRAMRLWMDDFIDYLAAKQGMADALRAAVASGADPFAETLDKLATAVDTLLRAGAEAGLLRPDIDPIDVGLSLSGVALITSAPAQHERAGRLLDLLLDGLRFGADR; this is translated from the coding sequence TTGACCACCCAGCCGAGCCCGCTGCGCGCCGATGCCCGCCGCAACCGGGAGCGCATCCTCGAAGCGGCCGTCCGCGCCTTCTCCGAGAAGGGCGCGGACGTGCCGATCGACGCGATCGCCAAGGCCGCCGGCGTCGGCTCGGCCACGCTCTACCGCCACTTCCCCACCCGCGAGGCACTGGTCGAGGCCGCCTACCGCAACGAGCTGGCCCGGGTCTGCGACAGCGCCGCCGAACTGCTGGCCGACAACCCGCCGGACCGGGCGATGCGCCTGTGGATGGACGACTTCATCGACTACCTGGCCGCCAAGCAGGGCATGGCGGACGCCCTGCGGGCCGCCGTCGCCTCCGGCGCGGACCCCTTCGCCGAGACCCTCGACAAGCTCGCCACCGCAGTCGACACGCTGCTGCGCGCCGGCGCCGAGGCCGGTCTCCTGCGCCCGGACATCGACCCCATCGACGTCGGCCTCAGCCTCAGCGGCGTCGCACTGATCACCAGCGCCCCCGCCCAACACGAACGGGCCGGCCGCCTCCTCGACCTGCTCCTCGACGGGCTCCGCTTCGGAGCGGACCGATAA
- a CDS encoding DUF397 domain-containing protein: MDVTAGAGAWRKSSYSGGSDGCVEVAGDPGAAGLCGVGGVLPVRDSKDPGGPVLHFPSPAWRAFVAAVRAGEFDTPAGR; encoded by the coding sequence ATGGACGTGACGGCCGGCGCCGGGGCGTGGCGCAAGAGCAGTTACAGCGGCGGGTCCGACGGCTGCGTGGAGGTCGCCGGCGACCCTGGCGCCGCCGGCCTTTGCGGTGTCGGCGGCGTGCTGCCGGTGCGCGACTCCAAGGACCCCGGCGGGCCCGTCCTGCACTTCCCCTCCCCCGCCTGGCGCGCGTTCGTGGCCGCGGTGCGCGCCGGAGAGTTCGACACCCCGGCCGGGCGCTAG
- a CDS encoding MBL fold metallo-hydrolase — MRTLTVLGTCGAWPEPGRAASGFLLDYDGFRLALDLGYATFPRLAAHGDPALLDAVVITHEHPDHCADLSALARSRYFAPQRGPRLPLYCPPGVIARVQAMEPTENLNDVFDIHPLPAATHRIGPLRLDTARLPHHVPHAGVRLSAPGLVLAYSGDAGPAPALAELAAGADLFIAGTTLPDQSDPDLLSAADAAAWAERAGARRLLLTHFWPGSDRTRPLALVRARFTGEVLAAEEDMTLAL; from the coding sequence GTGCGCACGCTCACCGTCCTCGGAACCTGCGGAGCCTGGCCGGAGCCCGGACGCGCAGCCAGCGGCTTCCTGCTCGACTACGACGGATTCCGCCTCGCCCTCGACCTCGGCTACGCGACCTTCCCGCGCCTGGCCGCCCACGGCGACCCCGCCCTCCTCGACGCCGTCGTGATCACCCACGAACACCCCGACCACTGCGCCGACCTCAGCGCCCTCGCCCGCTCCCGCTACTTCGCCCCACAACGCGGCCCACGCCTGCCGCTGTACTGCCCACCCGGCGTCATCGCCCGCGTCCAGGCGATGGAACCCACCGAGAACCTGAACGACGTCTTCGACATCCACCCGCTCCCCGCCGCCACACACCGGATCGGACCGCTGCGCCTGGACACCGCGCGCCTGCCCCATCACGTCCCGCACGCGGGCGTGCGCCTGAGCGCCCCGGGCCTGGTCCTCGCCTACAGCGGCGACGCCGGCCCGGCCCCGGCGCTGGCCGAACTTGCCGCCGGAGCCGACCTGTTCATCGCCGGCACCACCCTCCCGGACCAGAGCGACCCCGATCTGCTGAGCGCCGCCGACGCCGCCGCATGGGCCGAGCGCGCCGGCGCCCGCCGCCTGCTGCTGACCCACTTCTGGCCCGGCAGCGACCGCACCCGCCCGCTCGCCCTCGTCCGCGCCCGTTTCACGGGTGAGGTGCTCGCCGCCGAGGAGGACATGACGCTCGCCCTCTGA
- a CDS encoding alpha/beta hydrolase codes for MPALDPQVRAAVAAAGERAREVLTPQGLAAWQERDVAARPRPTLDQLRDGGRFEVKEVRVPRAGGGGEVTLVSARPAGVREALPLLYYLHGGGMVTGNAWSVLPRLLRAWALPLGLAVVSVEYRLAPRTRFPGAVEDCYAALVWAAGHAGVLGVDARRVVIGGKSAGGGLAAALALLARDRGAAAPVGQLLLSPMLDDRGDTFSSHQMAGHDTWDRTSNATAWRALLGSRYGAADVSPYAAAARATDLSRLPAAYVDVGSAETLRDEAVAYANAIWRAGGEAELHVWPGACHGFDTLAPHAVITQDAHDARTRWLRRILQR; via the coding sequence GTGCCTGCCCTGGATCCGCAGGTGCGGGCCGCGGTGGCGGCGGCCGGTGAGCGGGCGCGGGAGGTGCTCACCCCGCAGGGCCTGGCGGCGTGGCAGGAGCGGGACGTCGCCGCCCGGCCCCGCCCGACGCTCGACCAGTTGCGCGATGGCGGCCGGTTCGAGGTGAAGGAGGTGCGTGTGCCGCGGGCCGGCGGCGGGGGCGAGGTGACGCTCGTCAGCGCGCGGCCCGCCGGGGTTCGCGAGGCACTGCCGTTGCTGTACTACCTGCACGGCGGTGGGATGGTGACGGGCAACGCGTGGTCGGTCCTGCCCCGGCTGCTGCGCGCGTGGGCGCTGCCACTGGGGTTGGCGGTCGTGTCCGTCGAGTACCGGCTGGCGCCGCGCACCCGCTTCCCCGGGGCCGTCGAGGACTGCTACGCCGCACTGGTGTGGGCGGCCGGGCACGCGGGCGTGCTGGGTGTGGACGCGCGGCGCGTGGTCATCGGCGGCAAGAGCGCCGGTGGCGGGCTCGCCGCGGCGTTGGCCCTGCTGGCCCGTGATCGCGGCGCTGCGGCGCCGGTCGGTCAGCTGCTGCTGAGCCCGATGCTCGACGACCGCGGCGACACCTTCTCCAGCCACCAGATGGCCGGCCACGACACCTGGGACCGCACCTCCAACGCCACCGCCTGGCGGGCCCTGCTCGGCAGCCGGTACGGCGCCGCCGACGTTTCGCCCTACGCCGCTGCGGCCCGCGCCACCGACCTGTCCCGGCTGCCTGCGGCGTACGTCGACGTGGGGTCCGCGGAGACGTTGCGCGACGAGGCCGTCGCCTACGCCAACGCGATCTGGCGGGCGGGCGGCGAGGCCGAACTGCACGTGTGGCCCGGCGCCTGCCACGGTTTCGACACCCTCGCCCCGCACGCGGTCATCACCCAGGACGCCCACGACGCCCGCACCCGCTGGCTGCGGCGCATCCTCCAACGTTGA